In a genomic window of Suricata suricatta isolate VVHF042 chromosome 12, meerkat_22Aug2017_6uvM2_HiC, whole genome shotgun sequence:
- the NXT1 gene encoding NTF2-related export protein 1 — protein sequence MASVDFKTYVDQACRAAEEFVNVYYTTMDKRRRLLSRLYMGTATLVWNGNAVSGQESLSEFFEMLPSSEFQINVVDCQPVHDEATPSQTTVLVVICGTVKFEGNKQRDFNQNLILTAQASPSNTVWKIASDCFRFQDWAS from the coding sequence ATGGCATCGGTGGACTTCAAGACCTACGTGGATCAAGCCTGCAGAGCTGCTGAGGAGTTCGTCAACGTGTACTACACCACCATGGATAAGCGACGGCGCCTGCTGTCCCGCCTGTACATGGGAACGGCCACCCTGGTGTGGAATGGAAATGCTGTTTCAGGACAAGAGTCCTTGAGTGAGTTTTTTGAAATGTTGCCTTCCAGTGAGTTTCAGATCAATGTGGTAGACTGCCAGCCTGTCCATGATGAAGCCACTCCAAGCCAGACTACAGTCCTTGTTGTGATCTGTGGGACAGTGAAGTTTGAGGGCAACAAGCAACGGGACTTTAACCAGAACCTCATCCTGACCGCCCAGGCCTCACCCAGCAATACGGTGTGGAAAATAGCAAGTGACTGCTTCCGGTTCCAGGACTGGGCCAGCTAG